The segment AGTCCTGAGACGCTGGAAGCGACTTACGCCGAGCTGAATCGTCAGGTCGCATTGCTCGAACGTTGCGATCTGACGGTGCAGAGCCTGGAAGCGTTCGGCTGTTTGATCTTGGCCGAAAGCGAAGAGCAGGCCTGCCAACTGGCCAATGAGATCGCGCCGGAGCATCTGCACATCGCCACCGACAGTGCGGAGTCGCTGCTCGACAAGATTCCCAGCGCCGGGGCGACCTTCCTGGGGAATTACGCTCCGGTGGCGCTCGGCGACTATGCTGCGGGACCTTCGCACGTGTTGCCGACGGGCGGAACGGCTCGCTGGGCGAGCGGACTTTCGGCCAACGATTTTCTCCGCTCCAGCAGCGTGATTCATTACACCGAGGCGGGCATTCGCGCGATTGCCCCGCACGTGCAGCGAATGGCGGACAAAGAAGGGCTGACCGCCCACCGCCGCAGCGTTGATATTCGCGTTTCCTAATTCTCCTACCTTCGAGTCTGCGCTATGTCTTTCGTGCGACCTGAGATCGACGCGATGGCCGGCTATGTGCCGGGCGAACAGCCGCAAGCCGGCAAGTTCATCAAGCTGAACACCAACGAAAATCCGTATCCGCCGTCGGCCGCGGTCAATCGCGCGATCAAAGAACGTCTCGATCAGGGACTCGAACGTTATCCCGATCCGATGGCGACCTCGTTTCGGATGCGTGCCGCCGAAGTGCTCGGCGTTGAGCCTGACTGGATCCTCTGCGGTAACGGCAGCGACGATATTCTGACGATCGTGACTCGCGCTTTCGTCGGTACCGGCCAATGGCTGCGTCTGCCGACCCCCAGCTACGTCTTGTACAAGACGCTGGCCGAGATCCAAGGCGCCGATAGCGAAGAGATCGCATTCAACGACGATTGGTCGTTGCCTGAAGCTTTTTCGACCGGCAGCAATCAGTTGCGGCTCGCCTTCCTGCCGAACCCCAACAGTCCCTCCGGTACGGTCGTTCCCAAAGATCAAATCGCCGCGGCGGCCGATGCGCTCCCCTGCCCTTTGCTGGTTGACGAAGCGTATGTCGATTTCGCCAATGAGAACTGCATCGACCTGGTGAAGCAGAACGACAAGGTTCTGGTGTCCCGCACGCTGAGCAAGTCGTATGCTCTCGCCGGACTCCGGTTTGGTTATGTCGTCGCCCAGCCGCATGTGATCGCTCAGTTGATGAAGGTAAAGGACTCGTACAACTGCGACGCCCTGTCGATCGCCGGCGCTACGGCCGCGATTGACGACCAGGAATGGCTCCGGACGAATCGGGCGAAGGTGATCAAAACGCGGCAGCGGATGACCGATAAAATGCGTGAAATCGGTTTCACCGTACCTGACTCGCAGGCAAATTTCGTCTGGGGGACCTACCCCGGGAAGAATCTGAAGGCGCTGTACGAGTTTCTCAAACAGAATCGAGTGCTTGTCCGATACATGCACTATCCGAATTACGAACCGGGAATTCGCATCTCGGTCGGCGGCGAAGATCAAATTGACGCCTGTCTGATGTTGATCGAAACCGCGTTGGCTCAAGGAATCGCTTAAGATGTCGCGCACCGCGAAAATCAGCCGTCAAACGGCCGAAACGCAAATCGAACTGGAACTGAACCTCGACGGCGAGGGGAAAAGCGAAATCTCGACCGGCGTCGGCTTCTTCGACCACATGCTCGAGTTGTTCACGCGGCATGGTTGCTTCGATCTGAAGGTCAAAGCGAACGGCGACTTGCACGTCGATCAGCACCACACCGTCGAAGACGTCGGCATCTGCTTGGGCCAGGCGATTCGCCAGGCGATCGGCGACAAGAAGGGAATTCGCCGCTACGGGCACTTCACGTTGCCGATGGAAGAGACCCTGTGCACCACGGCGATCGATCTGTCGGGACGCTACTTCCTGGTCTTCAACGCTCAGTTCCATTCCCCGAAGATCGGCGAGTTCGATAGCGAACTGGTCGAAGACTTCTGGCAATCGACGGCGGCGAACGCCCTCTGCAATCTGCACGTCAACGTCTTCTATAGCCGCAACAGCCACCACGTCGCCGAAGCGATCTTCAAATCGGCCGCTCGGGCGCTGCGAATGGCGGTGGAACACGACCCGCGGATGCCGGGCGTTCCGAGCACCAAGGGAACGTTGTCGGAATAGCGCAACGCGGCAATTCAATTGGCATTGGTTGTAGCGTTTGCTTCCTGCAACGCTTGCGGTTTTAGCGAAGTTCAATAAAAAACGGCTGATCATTCGTCCGAATGACCAGCCGTTCTGTTTTTCAATCTCTGACCTAGGCAACTAGTCGTTGATATAGGTCTCGAGGAACCGAGCCAAGCGGTGGAAGTCGCTCATCGGGTTGATGTAGCGGACGACCGTGACCAGGGTCTTCGGATCGACCAGGTTCTCGAACGCCACGTAGTGCAGGTTCAGCTGGCCCGAGACCGAGACCATCACGCCGTTCAGGCCTTCTTCGACCAGGGCGCGGTAGGCGCCGACGCCGAGTTGGCTGCCGAGCATCACGTCGAAGGCGTGCGGCTTCGAGCAGCGGGCTTCGTAGCCGAGCTGGAGGCCGGTCACTTTGCGGCCGCGGCCGGTCTGTTCTTCGTAACGCTTCGAGATCCACTTGGCGAATTGGCGGCCAAGGCTCACGTCGGTGATCGAGATGTGGCCGTGGTCGTCGCGTTTGATCCCTTCCAGGTATTCCGGCGGTAGCAGTTCGGCCAGGCCTTCGGCCAGGATGATCACGCCGAAACGTTTGCCTTCGGCTTCGCGGGCGAGCATCGTTTTGACGATGCGATCAACCACTTTCTCGACGTTCATCACCTTCTTGATGCGGCCGTCGACTTCTTCTTCCCGGGCGACGTAGTCGCCGGTAATGTCTTCGACGCTGATCACCAAGCTCGCTTCGCCGGCGATCGCGGTACCGTACGGCAGCCAGCCGGCGCTGCGGCCCATGCATTCGACCAGGAAGTAGGCCTGCCCCGCTTCCGCATCGTAAAGCAGGTTGCGGATTTCGTTGGCCAGGAAGTCGACTGCGGTGAAGTAACCGAACGTGAAGTCGATCCCCATGTAGTCGTTGTCGATCGTCTTCGGCAAGTGAACGACCGGGATCTTGTGGCTACCTTCCGGCAGCGTCTCTTGGTACATCTTGAACTTGTTGGCGGTCTTCAGCGTATCGTCGCCGCCGATCGAGATCAGCGCGTCGACGCCGAGCGAGCAAAGGGCTTCGTAGACCGTCTTCAGCGGCTTGGAGCGTTCCGGATCGCTCAAGTGATCGGGGTGCGAGACCTGCTTGCCCGGGTTGGCGCGAGCGGTGCCGATCATGATCCCCTGCTGAGCGCGAGACCGCGACAGAGCCTGGTGATCGAGCATGATGTAGTCGCGGCCGAGCTCCATCGGGCGGTCTTCGCCGAACTGCATCAGGTTCGAGTAGCCGTGCTTAATGCCGAGCACTTCGACGTCGTTGCGGAGGAACGAAACCGCCGCGGTCGAAATCACCGCATTGGCGGCCGGCGCCGGACCACCGGCGAACAGGATCGCCACACGGCGGAAGTTGTGTTGCTTTTTCGGGGGACGTGCCAGCGTGTTCGACATGGGTGACTCCTGACGGACCGGTGAAAGCGGACGCGTTTCGGCGTATTTGGTAACTACTGCCGATTTTGCGGCAGGGAGAGTAACGATTTGATTGTATTGAGCGGGGGCTGCGCCACAAGTTTACCCACTTTACGCTGGGGTTTAAAATTTCCCCCTGCTGACGAGTCAGGCGACCGTATGGGAAACCTGACGCCGCAACAGCGATGGTGAGGCGCTGCGTTGCGCGTTGAAGAACGAGCGCAAACGCAAAATTTTTATTCGCATGTCGTAGCGGCGGCCCGCTACGACTGCAAAAAGGTCCGTTCGACGAACGTGGTGTCGATCTTCCCTTCGGCGAAGGCCGAGTGGTTTAGCAACATCTTGTGGAACGGCGCCGTGGTGCGGATGCCGTCGGTCCGGATCTCGTCGAGCGCTCGCAGCATGCAGCGAATCGCGTCTTCGCGCGTCTTGCGATGGACGATCAGCTTTCCGATCATCGAATCGTAATGAGGCGGAACGGTGTAGCCGGCGGAGACGTGCGAATCGAAACGAACGCCGGGGCCGCCGGGAGCGATGAATCGCTCGATTTTGCCGGGGCACGGCATGAAGTTGCGATCGGGATCTTCGGCGTTGATGCGACATTCAATCGCGGCGCCTTGGATCTTGATGTCTTCCTGGGTGAACGGCAGCTTTTCGCCGGCCGCGACCCGAATCTGCGTCTGGATCAGGTCGATGCCGGTCACCATTTCGGTTACCGGGTGTTCGACCTGGATGCGCGCGTTGACTTCGATGAAGTAGAAGTTTTCGTCCTTGTCGACGATGAACTCGACCGTACCGGCGTTGTGGTAGTTGGCGCCTTGGATCATGCGAACCGCCGCGGCGCAGATCGCTTCGCGGGTTTCGGGCGATAGGTTCGGCGCCGGGCTTTCTTCGATCAGCTTCTGGTGGCGACGCTGCGTTGAGCATTCGCGCTCGTACAAGTGAACGACGTTGCCATGCTGGTCGGCGATCACCTGGACTTCGACGTGACGCGGGTGCTCGACATACTTTTCGAGATAGACGCCGCCATTGCCGAAGGCGGCTTGGGCTTCGGTCTGGGCTTGCTGCAGCGCGGTCTTCAGGACCAGGTCGTTTGCGGCGACGCGCATCCCTTTACCGCCGCCGCCGGCAGTCGCTTTGATCAGAACCGGGAAGCCGATCTGGTGGGCGATTTTCATCGCCTCTTCGTGATCTTCGATCAGCCCGTCCGAACCGGGCACGACCGGCACGCTGGCTTCGCGAGCCATCTTGCGAGCTTCGTTCTTATCGCCGAGACGCTGCATCGCGTCAGGCGAAGGACCGATGAAGTCGATGTTGCAACTGCGGCAGATCTCGTTGAACTGGGCGTTCTCCGCCAAAAAGCCGTAGCCGGGATGGATCGCTTCGACGTTGCCGACTTCGGCGGCGCTGATGACGCGATCGATCTTCAGGTAGCTTTGGGCGCTTTTGGCCGGGCCGACGCAATATGCTTCGTCGGCCAGTTCGAGATACGACGCGCCGCGATCGGCTTCGCTGTAGATAGCGACCGTTTCGACGCCAAGTTCTTTACACGCGCGAATAATACGCAGGGCGATTTCGCCGCGATTCGCGATCAGAATGCGGTTATACATGGGGTGGTCCGGATGCGGGACGGAGACGCGCGACTTAGCCGCGCGGGTCAACCTTGAACAACGGCTGGCCGTATTCGACCGGGTCTTCATTCTTGGCCAGGACGGCGACGATCTTGCCGGTCATTTCGGCTTTGATTTCGTTGAAGACCTTCATCGCTTCGATGATGCAGACGACCGACTCTTCGCCGATGTGATCGCCGACTTTGGCGAAATTCTCGGAGTCCGGTTTCGGCTTGGCGTAGAACGTGCCGACCATCGGGCTGTTGATCGTCACCAGGTGCGAGTCTTCGGCGGCGGCCGACGGAGCGGCGGCGCTGCTGGCGACCGGGGCCGGAGCCGCAGCGACCGGCATCGGGGCCGGGGCGTAAGCGACGGCCGAGCCGCGCTTCATCTGAATCTGCTTTTCCCCTTCCCGGAGGTCGATTTCCGAAAGCTCGTGCTCTTTCATCAGTTCGATGAGTTGTCGCAATCGATCGAGATCAAAGACGCCGCCGGTAGCGGGCTCGGACTTGGCCATGGATGGAAGGTCTCCGGAACGCGGCTTACGTGCCGCTTGGTCTTATGGGAAAGGAAGCGTTAACGATCAGTCGATAACGCTCTCGTCGAAATCTTTCGGTACGCTGGTTAAAACTTCGTGGCCGGTTTTTGTGACCAGCACATCGTCCTCAATGCGGACGCCGCCAAACCCAGGAATATAGATGCCCGGCTCCACGGTGACCACCATGCCTACCTGCAGGGGGCGGGTTTGAGAACTGTTAAATCGGGGCGACTCATGGACGTTGAGGCCGATTCCATGGCCCAGGCCATGACCGAATCGCTTGCCAAAACCGGCCTCGGCGATCACATCGCGGGCCGTTTTATCAACGTCGCACAGCAACGCGCCAGGCTTGATCGCATCGATCGCGCGGAGCTGGGCCTGCAAGACAATGTCGTAAATCCGCTTGATTTTGGGCGAAATTTTACCGGTCGCTAAAACACGCGTCAAGTCGCTCACGTACCCCCCTACGACCGCTCCCCAGTCGATCAAAACGAAGCTGTCTTCGCCGATCTTCTTGTCGGTGGGAACGCCATGAGGAAGGGCCGCTCGCTCTCCCACGCCGACGATCGGCGGAAAGCTGAGCCCGGAGCCGCCAAAGCGACGGACTTGATATTCGAGGTCGGCGGCGACTTGCCGCTCGGTCTGTTCCTTGTGCATCGCGGCGCGAACCGCGGCGAACGCCTTCTCGGCACAGTGGATCGCCTGACGGATCGTCGCGATCTCCTCGGCGTCTTTGATCTCGCGGAGCTCTTCTACTAGTCCCGTGGTGGGAATTAGCGAAACGCCGGTCAGCTTTTCGGCGAGCGTGTCGCGCTCGGCGACAGTGACCGAAGCGGCTTCAAACGCGAGCTGGTTGACCCCCACCGATTTGACCAGTTTTTGCACGGTCGCCAGGATCGACTTGCCGGGAGCGCGGCTGGCGAGCTCCAGCCCGGGGCATTGTTCTTCGACCTGTTGCGAATAGCGGGGATCGCTGAGGAGCACTTCCGTATCGGCCGAGACCAGCAGATAGCTGTCATGGCCGGTGAACCCCGTCAGGTAGGTGACGTTCGAGACGTTGGTCACCAGGATCGCAGACGCGCCGCTCTTCTTCACCAAGCGGCGAAGCTTGTTGCGTCGGGCTGCGAAGCGATCGTGATCGGCTGGCGGCATCGGCGGTTCGGCGAACGGGGGAAGTTAGTGTAAACTCGGGAAGCGTTAGTTGCTCAAAGTCTGATTTTTCGGGTTTTTCGTTTCTCCGCAAGAATGGCGAACCCTCCACAGGGTGACTATTCTTCCCTTTTTTTCACAAACGTGATTGTCAATCATGCCGAAGAAGAGCCCCTGGATTGTCGATGTGACGCTCGAGAACTTCGAGGCCGAGGTGCTGGAGCGCTCGCGTGAGGTCCCGGTCATTGTCGATTTTTGGGCCGTTTGGTGTCAGCCTTGCCAATTGTTGATGCCGATTCTCGAAAAGCTGGCCATCGAAATGGATGGCAAGTTCCGCTTGGCCAAAGCCAATACCGAGGAAGTTCCGCAGCTGGCGGCCAGTTTCAACGTCCAAGGGGTTCCGGCCGTATTTGCAGTGCGCGATGGGGCGATAATCGACTTCTTTGATGGGATGCGACCGGAAGATTTTGTCCGCGACTGGATCAAGCGGCAGTTTCCGAGCGAAGCCGAAAAGCTGCTGTACGAGGTTCGCAACACGCTGGGGATTGATCCGGCCGAGGTCGAAGCGAAGCTGCTGCAGGCGATCGAACTCGACCCGAAACTCGACGTCGCCAAGACGATGCTCGCCGAGCACCTCTACGAACAGCATCGGGATGATGACGCTGCGAAGTGGATTGCGTCGCTGGAAGAACGAGGCTTTCTCGAACCGGAAGCGGCCAAGGTGAAAGCGGCGATAGAGCTACGCAAACTGGGCGCCGCCGCAGGCGGTGTGGACGATTGCCGCGCGGAACTCGCCGCGGCGCCCGATGATCCGGAGAAGCTGATGAAGCTGGCCGAAGCGCTCGCGGCGGCGGGGCAGTTTCAAGAGTCGCTCGACACGGCCCTGGCGGTGGTCCGGAAGGATCGCGCCGGCCAAGGAGAAACGGCGCGACAACTGATGGTCGATATCTTTCGCCAGTTGGCGGACGACGAAGAGTTGGTTAACGACTATCGAAGGAAACTGGCGGCGGCGTTGTATTAAGCCAATCTACGCTCAGGTCCGGAAAGTCGGTGCAAACGTCGTCCACCCCTGCGACATCGAATAGGCCTTCGTGCAGCGCTGCGATCGAAGGGCAGTTCGGCGGCAGATCATCGCGACGGACGACGCCGCTGACGACGCGTAGACTGGCGGCATGCGCCAGCTTGGTGAAGTCGCCGCTGTGAGGCGCGCCGTTCTTATCCCAAGTGACGACGCGAGGGAGGTTCGGGAAAACGCCGTCGACGAACTTGGCCAGACTCTTCAGTCCCTCCGGCGTCGCTAGTGCGTCGTAGTCGGATCCATCGGCGCCAATCTTGCTGCCGGAGAAGATCATCATCAGGCGCCCTTTCCAGCCAAATTCTTCGCGGAAACGACGGAGCGTCGTTTGCTCAAAGCATTGAACCCAAATGGCGGAATCTTTCTCTGCTCCGTAACCATGGCGTGAAAGGACCTCGAAGACCGCTTTGGCGACGTCGTGTCCTTCCTTGGTATGAAAGGTCGGCTGCTTGATTTCGGTGAAGAGCCCGACGTTGCGGCCGGTGCTGGCGTTCAACCCTTGGATGAAACGAATCTCCTCTTCCAAGGTGTGCAGCTGATAGGTGTAGCCGTCGAGCGGGAAACGCTCGGCGTAAACCGGCTTGCCGGTTTTGGGGTTATAACGCTGCGTCGCGCTCAGCTGTTTGATCTCGGCCAGCGTGAAATCAATCGCGTAATAGCTGCCGTCCGCTCGTTTGCGATCGGGGAATCGGGTGGCGACGTCGGTGATCCCTTCCAGGTGGATGTCGTGCAGCACAAGCGGAACGTCGTCTTTGGTCAGAACGACGTCTTGTTCCAGAAAGTCGGCGCCTTGGGCGTAGGCCATCGCCTTTGAGGGCAAGCTATGTTCCGGCAGATAGCCGCTGGCGCCTCGATGGGCGAAGACCTGGTGGTCGTCAGCGAGAAGCGACGCTGGGGCCAGCAACAAGGCGATACAGAGGCAGGCGTATTTCATGATTTACGTCGGGCGGGAATTGGGATTGGAGTGGCGGCCGCATTCCCTTGCTTGCGCTGCAGGCTAGTGTTTGGTGAGATTATTCGAGAATCGCTTCCAGTAGCGGACCGAAGTCTTCGAGGTCGTCGAAGAGCAAGTCGGGATCGCTTTTCGCCAGGACTTCACGATCGAAAACGCCAGTGGCGACGGCGACCGCTTTGGCGCCGATGTGGCGAGCGCAGCGGACGTCGTTCGCGGTGTCGCCGATCACCCAGATCTGATCGCCGGCGACGGGATGTCCCAGGTGAGCCTCGCAGGCGTCCTTCGCCGCTTGGGCGACGTCGTTGCGGTCGGGATGGAGATCGCCGTAACCCCCAAACGCGAAGTGGTGCATCAGGTCGTAGTGGGTTAGCTTCAGGTAGGCGCCTTGGGCGACGTTGCCGGTCAGCAGTCCCAACGCGACGTCTTCCCGCTCGGCCAATTGATTCAGCAACGCTTCGATCCCAGGAAGAACGCGTCCCTGACGGAGCGGCAGATTACGAGCCAGGCCGGTCATGTAGCTGGTGAGAAACAATTGCCACGCTTCTTCGGTCAGCTCTTTGTTGTGAGCGTCGAACAGTTCTTTGGCGATGCCGCGGTCGGTCTTCCCGCTAACGCGAACGGCGGTCGTCTGCACATCGATGCCGGCGGTCGACTGAAACGAGTCGATCATCGCATCTTTGCCGGCGCCGTCGGTAAGGACCAAAGTGCCATCGATATCAAACAGGCAGATCTTCATACGTATCGCTTTAGGGTTGCAGTCGAGGACGTCTGCGAGGAATTCGAGTCGAAGCCTAGCGAGCCTCGGCCAGGGTGACGTCGACGTTGAGTTCTTTAGGATCGGGAGTTCCAACGCCGCGGATGACGGTTACCTGGATCACGTCGCCCACCTTGTGCTGAAACAGCTGACCGGTGATATCGGTATGATTCGTCACCGGGTGGCCGTCAATCGCGACGATCACGTCGCCGAATTTCTCGACCCCTTGCTGAGAGATGATGGTCGGTTGCAAGCCGGCCTGGGCGGCGGGGCTCCCTTCAAACACATCGCCGATCAAGGCGCCTTTCAGCTGAAGCTGACTGACCGCGGCTGCGGGAAGGACGGCGACGCCCATGTAAGGACGCGAAACTCGGCCGGTTCGCAGAATCTCGGTCGTGACGGCGTTGACCGTATCGACCGGGATCGCCAGGCCGATTCCAGAATACGCGCCTGACGGGCTGTAGATCGCCGTATTCAAGCCGATCAGCAGTCCACTGCTGTCGAGAAGCGGGCCACCGGAATTACCAGGGTTGATCGCGGCGTCGGTTTGAATCAGGTCGTTGATCGGCTGCCCCGATTCGCTACGGATCGAACGTCCAAGCCCACTGATGACGCCGGTGGTAAGCGTCTGGTCGAAACCGAAAGGATTACCGATAGCGAACACCTTCTGCCCGACTTTCAGATCTTTCGACTGGCCAACGCGGAGCGGGACCAAAGGGGCGCTTTTGGGATCGACCAGTTGCAGGACCGCGAGGTCGTTGTCGGGCGAACCGCCCAGAATGCGAGCCTCGTGCGACGATTGATCGGCGAAAGTGACGATCGCTCGTCCCCCGTTTCCCTGATCGACGTCCCGAATCACATGGTAGTTAGTGACGATATGCCCATTTTTGTCCCAAACGATGCCGCTGCCGGCCCCGGCCGGGATTTCGACCGGGTTGGCGTTCATCGAGCGGCGAGCGAACGCCGTGGTCGTGATGTAAACGACCGAGGGAGACGCCGATTCAAATAGCTCAATGGTAGACTTTTCGTCCGCGGCCAAATCCCCCCTGGCGGTCACCTCGCGAGGAACGGCGTTGGGGTCAATAACCGGTGGCTGATCGGACAGCATAAAGCTGCTGACGACCCAGGAAACCCCTAACGCAATGGCGAAGCAAAAGACGAACAGCCGCAAAAATGCGATCGCACTCGGTTGCGCCCGCTGCTCTGGCGGCATTCCAGCGCTCATGGGGCCTTTCGTAGCGTTGGAGGGCGAGGGGGGAAGGTGGCCGTCGCTCAATGAAAGAAGCTGGGGAACTAGGATTTGAACCTAGACTAACAGAGTCAGAATCTGTCGTGCTACCGTTACACTATTCCCCAATCGGTTTGTAAAGAGTATGGCGTAAGTTGCTTGTCGTCAAGGGATTCAGCCGCTGGCGATTTGCCGCGTCGGCTGATAAACTATTTCAGAACTAGTGGGGGGAAAACAGCGAGTGGTTCGCGCAGCCATTTCCGCCCCTATCGCTATTCCACTGACGCAGCCACGCCGATGAGCAGTTATCTAGTAGCGGTCAACGGATCCGACGCCGGGAAAAAGATTTACCTGGCTGGCGATAAGTACGTCATGGGGCGGCATCCGGAATGCGATATCGTGGTCGACGCCGGCGCCGTCAGCCGCCATCACGCCCAGATCACCCGCAAGAATCAGGACCTTATGATTGAGGACCTGGGAAGCCGGAACGGGACGTTCGTCAACGATACGGCGATTCATTCGCTGCAAAAGTTGAAAGATGGCGACCTGATCCGCGTTTGCGACGTCACCTTCACCTTTCATCTCGATCAGCCGTTCGCCCCACCTTCGTCCCGAAACCTCACCCAGCGTGAAGGGGGAGGCGGAGTTTACGGCACGATCATGGTCGACGACGACTCGGCGCCCTCGACGATCATGTCGCAGCTCGAAGTCTCGTCGCAAGCTGGCGGAGTCTCGCTGCAGGCCAGCGCCGAGGTGAAATTGGCCGCCCTGCTCGAAATTACGAAAAACCTCGGCGGCGTCATCGCGCCGGAGGACGTTTTCCCGCAGGTGCTAGCCAGTTTGTTCAAAATCTTTTTGCAGGCCGATCGCGGATTTATCATCCTGCAGGACGAAAAAGGACGACTCGCGCCCCGCTGGACCAAAACTCGCCGCCCCGGCGACGAAAACATCCGGATCAGCCGCACGGTCATCAACCATGTGATCGAGAAAAAGCAGGCGATTCTCTCGGCCGACGCAGCGGCGGACTCGCGGTTCGAGATGAGCCAGAGCATCACCGATTTCCAGATCCGCTCGATCATGTGCGCCCCGCTGATCGACAGCGACGGCAAGGCGTTCGGCGCGTTGCAGATCGACACGCTGGATCAGCGAAAACGCTTCCAGCAGGAAGATCTGGAAGTGCTGATGAGCGTCGCGACTCAAGCGGCGATCTCGATCGACAACGCTCAATTGCATCAAAAGGCGATGAAGCAGCAAGAGATCGAACGCGATCTGAAGCTGGCCAGCCAGGTGCAGATCGGCTTTTTGCCGAAAGGGAAACCGGCCGCCCAAGGTTACGACTTCTTCGACTACTACCGCGCGGCGAATTCGGTCGGCGGCGACTATTACGACTACATTCCGCTTCCAGACAATCGTTTGGCGATTTTGCTGGGAGACGTGGTCG is part of the Blastopirellula sediminis genome and harbors:
- the hisC gene encoding histidinol-phosphate transaminase — protein: MSFVRPEIDAMAGYVPGEQPQAGKFIKLNTNENPYPPSAAVNRAIKERLDQGLERYPDPMATSFRMRAAEVLGVEPDWILCGNGSDDILTIVTRAFVGTGQWLRLPTPSYVLYKTLAEIQGADSEEIAFNDDWSLPEAFSTGSNQLRLAFLPNPNSPSGTVVPKDQIAAAADALPCPLLVDEAYVDFANENCIDLVKQNDKVLVSRTLSKSYALAGLRFGYVVAQPHVIAQLMKVKDSYNCDALSIAGATAAIDDQEWLRTNRAKVIKTRQRMTDKMREIGFTVPDSQANFVWGTYPGKNLKALYEFLKQNRVLVRYMHYPNYEPGIRISVGGEDQIDACLMLIETALAQGIA
- the hisB gene encoding imidazoleglycerol-phosphate dehydratase HisB, with protein sequence MSRTAKISRQTAETQIELELNLDGEGKSEISTGVGFFDHMLELFTRHGCFDLKVKANGDLHVDQHHTVEDVGICLGQAIRQAIGDKKGIRRYGHFTLPMEETLCTTAIDLSGRYFLVFNAQFHSPKIGEFDSELVEDFWQSTAANALCNLHVNVFYSRNSHHVAEAIFKSAARALRMAVEHDPRMPGVPSTKGTLSE
- a CDS encoding 6-phosphofructokinase, producing the protein MSNTLARPPKKQHNFRRVAILFAGGPAPAANAVISTAAVSFLRNDVEVLGIKHGYSNLMQFGEDRPMELGRDYIMLDHQALSRSRAQQGIMIGTARANPGKQVSHPDHLSDPERSKPLKTVYEALCSLGVDALISIGGDDTLKTANKFKMYQETLPEGSHKIPVVHLPKTIDNDYMGIDFTFGYFTAVDFLANEIRNLLYDAEAGQAYFLVECMGRSAGWLPYGTAIAGEASLVISVEDITGDYVAREEEVDGRIKKVMNVEKVVDRIVKTMLAREAEGKRFGVIILAEGLAELLPPEYLEGIKRDDHGHISITDVSLGRQFAKWISKRYEEQTGRGRKVTGLQLGYEARCSKPHAFDVMLGSQLGVGAYRALVEEGLNGVMVSVSGQLNLHYVAFENLVDPKTLVTVVRYINPMSDFHRLARFLETYIND
- the accC gene encoding acetyl-CoA carboxylase biotin carboxylase subunit codes for the protein MYNRILIANRGEIALRIIRACKELGVETVAIYSEADRGASYLELADEAYCVGPAKSAQSYLKIDRVISAAEVGNVEAIHPGYGFLAENAQFNEICRSCNIDFIGPSPDAMQRLGDKNEARKMAREASVPVVPGSDGLIEDHEEAMKIAHQIGFPVLIKATAGGGGKGMRVAANDLVLKTALQQAQTEAQAAFGNGGVYLEKYVEHPRHVEVQVIADQHGNVVHLYERECSTQRRHQKLIEESPAPNLSPETREAICAAAVRMIQGANYHNAGTVEFIVDKDENFYFIEVNARIQVEHPVTEMVTGIDLIQTQIRVAAGEKLPFTQEDIKIQGAAIECRINAEDPDRNFMPCPGKIERFIAPGGPGVRFDSHVSAGYTVPPHYDSMIGKLIVHRKTREDAIRCMLRALDEIRTDGIRTTAPFHKMLLNHSAFAEGKIDTTFVERTFLQS
- the accB gene encoding acetyl-CoA carboxylase biotin carboxyl carrier protein produces the protein MAKSEPATGGVFDLDRLRQLIELMKEHELSEIDLREGEKQIQMKRGSAVAYAPAPMPVAAAPAPVASSAAAPSAAAEDSHLVTINSPMVGTFYAKPKPDSENFAKVGDHIGEESVVCIIEAMKVFNEIKAEMTGKIVAVLAKNEDPVEYGQPLFKVDPRG
- a CDS encoding M24 family metallopeptidase; this encodes MPPADHDRFAARRNKLRRLVKKSGASAILVTNVSNVTYLTGFTGHDSYLLVSADTEVLLSDPRYSQQVEEQCPGLELASRAPGKSILATVQKLVKSVGVNQLAFEAASVTVAERDTLAEKLTGVSLIPTTGLVEELREIKDAEEIATIRQAIHCAEKAFAAVRAAMHKEQTERQVAADLEYQVRRFGGSGLSFPPIVGVGERAALPHGVPTDKKIGEDSFVLIDWGAVVGGYVSDLTRVLATGKISPKIKRIYDIVLQAQLRAIDAIKPGALLCDVDKTARDVIAEAGFGKRFGHGLGHGIGLNVHESPRFNSSQTRPLQVGMVVTVEPGIYIPGFGGVRIEDDVLVTKTGHEVLTSVPKDFDESVID
- a CDS encoding tetratricopeptide repeat protein; amino-acid sequence: MPKKSPWIVDVTLENFEAEVLERSREVPVIVDFWAVWCQPCQLLMPILEKLAIEMDGKFRLAKANTEEVPQLAASFNVQGVPAVFAVRDGAIIDFFDGMRPEDFVRDWIKRQFPSEAEKLLYEVRNTLGIDPAEVEAKLLQAIELDPKLDVAKTMLAEHLYEQHRDDDAAKWIASLEERGFLEPEAAKVKAAIELRKLGAAAGGVDDCRAELAAAPDDPEKLMKLAEALAAAGQFQESLDTALAVVRKDRAGQGETARQLMVDIFRQLADDEELVNDYRRKLAAALY
- the glpQ gene encoding glycerophosphodiester phosphodiesterase; its protein translation is MKYACLCIALLLAPASLLADDHQVFAHRGASGYLPEHSLPSKAMAYAQGADFLEQDVVLTKDDVPLVLHDIHLEGITDVATRFPDRKRADGSYYAIDFTLAEIKQLSATQRYNPKTGKPVYAERFPLDGYTYQLHTLEEEIRFIQGLNASTGRNVGLFTEIKQPTFHTKEGHDVAKAVFEVLSRHGYGAEKDSAIWVQCFEQTTLRRFREEFGWKGRLMMIFSGSKIGADGSDYDALATPEGLKSLAKFVDGVFPNLPRVVTWDKNGAPHSGDFTKLAHAASLRVVSGVVRRDDLPPNCPSIAALHEGLFDVAGVDDVCTDFPDLSVDWLNTTPPPVSFDSR
- a CDS encoding HAD family hydrolase yields the protein MKICLFDIDGTLVLTDGAGKDAMIDSFQSTAGIDVQTTAVRVSGKTDRGIAKELFDAHNKELTEEAWQLFLTSYMTGLARNLPLRQGRVLPGIEALLNQLAEREDVALGLLTGNVAQGAYLKLTHYDLMHHFAFGGYGDLHPDRNDVAQAAKDACEAHLGHPVAGDQIWVIGDTANDVRCARHIGAKAVAVATGVFDREVLAKSDPDLLFDDLEDFGPLLEAILE